A stretch of the Lactuca sativa cultivar Salinas chromosome 9, Lsat_Salinas_v11, whole genome shotgun sequence genome encodes the following:
- the LOC111920443 gene encoding non-specific lipid transfer protein GPI-anchored 16, whose product MDTCTTLVITLLAITVITVKCQITTPCTLSMITGFTPCVNYLTGSSANGRSPSASCCDAMESLMTTSMDCTCLIVTGNVPFSLPNPINQGLAISLPQACNSESMALQCKASGVSLPPQGPMLFAPPPPKAIAPIADSPEYPPSPSVLGMIAMTPTETTMEVSINTLEASAPTPVTRLGPRVTPKIRPLVSTALASNPLSISSTIVLLVILANYYF is encoded by the exons ATGGACACTTGTACAACTTTGGTCATTACATTACTAGCCATTACAGTTATAACAGTTAAATGTCAAATCACCACTCCATGCACTTTGTCCATGATCACAGGATTTACTCCATGTGTTAATTATTTAACAGGAAGTAGTGCAAATGGGCGATCACCAAGTGCGAGTTGTTGTGATGCAATGGAATCACTAATGACTACAAGTATGGATTGTACTTGTCTTATAGTTACGGGAAATGTTCCCTTTTCATTACCGAATCCAATCAACCAAGGATTAGCTATTTCTCTCCCACAAGCATGTAATTCTGAGAGCATGGCGTTACAGTGTAAAG CTTCTGGTGTTTCCTTGccacctcaag GCCCAATGTTATTTGCTCCTCCTCCGCCTAAAGCCATTGCACCTATCGCGGATTCTCCGGAATATCCACCGAGTCCAAGTG TTTTAGGAATGATTGCCATGACACCAACAGAAACGACTATGGAGGTATCTATAAATACGCTAGAGGCATCTGCACCTACACCGGTTACTCGTCTGGGCCCTAGAGTAACACCAAAGATCAGACCATTGGTTTCTACAGCTTTGGCATCGAACCCGTTGTCCATCTCATCGACTATTGTTTTACTAGTGATACTAGCAAACTACTATTTttga